One region of Vibrio sp. FE10 genomic DNA includes:
- a CDS encoding TolC family protein: MVKPALFSCSQRLDKPQSTRKSALLSIGSLLLATVLSCPSYAISIEQAWQQAKQTDPDYEKARIGVQLGESSVDLSRSSLLPALSASASADWSEDRSSSNRYGAELSQVIWDSSLWSELDKAQSDYLKSQLELAQAHNDLAAKLLLVYLDIGSAQGNLQLTNSKLEEGNKLLKIFEKRYLAGKVKSIDVEEMRANQLSDKANILRAKAELESKKSELEALINQAPDSVDQIRTENLVEPPMLVASQQQWLKLARNNSPELLVAIKDVEARELDKKSAQGGYYPTVKGQVGYNDSDRLDNGEFNAGLTLSVPIDLNGSTRAKVDQTSLNLLTTKQDLRKVEIDIKKRIDQNFTQVKLNWERVLMAHDVVASRAEVLSSKEKLYDAGFLEASDVINAHNSLFDSRFLLQTNLYDYWRQRIGLLQTTGKLDDEAMALISQALHHG; the protein is encoded by the coding sequence ATGGTTAAGCCAGCGCTGTTTAGTTGTTCACAACGATTAGACAAACCTCAGTCAACTCGTAAATCGGCCCTGTTGAGTATCGGTAGCTTGCTATTAGCGACAGTGCTCAGTTGCCCTTCATATGCCATTTCTATAGAACAAGCATGGCAGCAAGCCAAACAGACGGATCCTGATTATGAGAAAGCCCGAATTGGTGTTCAACTCGGTGAGAGTTCGGTGGATTTAAGTCGCAGCTCTTTATTACCCGCTTTAAGCGCGAGCGCTTCAGCAGACTGGAGCGAAGACCGCAGTAGTTCAAATCGGTATGGTGCAGAGCTGTCTCAGGTTATTTGGGATAGTAGCCTGTGGTCTGAATTAGATAAAGCACAATCAGATTATCTGAAATCCCAGCTGGAATTGGCTCAAGCACATAATGATTTGGCGGCTAAGTTACTTCTGGTTTATCTCGATATAGGCAGCGCTCAAGGTAACTTACAGCTTACCAACAGTAAGTTAGAGGAAGGCAACAAGCTGCTAAAAATCTTCGAAAAACGCTATCTAGCAGGCAAAGTGAAATCGATTGATGTGGAAGAGATGCGTGCTAATCAGTTGTCTGACAAAGCCAATATTCTGCGAGCAAAGGCAGAGTTAGAAAGTAAAAAGTCAGAGCTGGAAGCGCTGATAAACCAAGCTCCTGATTCGGTCGATCAAATTCGTACTGAGAACTTGGTTGAGCCTCCTATGCTGGTGGCTTCTCAGCAGCAATGGCTCAAGCTAGCGAGAAATAATAGCCCTGAATTATTGGTTGCCATAAAAGACGTTGAAGCGCGCGAGCTAGACAAAAAGTCTGCCCAAGGAGGTTATTACCCGACAGTTAAAGGGCAAGTGGGCTATAACGACAGTGATCGGTTGGACAACGGTGAATTCAACGCGGGTTTAACTCTTAGTGTTCCTATTGATTTAAATGGTTCAACACGCGCCAAAGTGGACCAAACTTCGCTTAACTTGTTGACGACTAAGCAGGATTTACGAAAGGTTGAAATAGACATCAAGAAGCGAATTGATCAGAACTTTACTCAAGTGAAACTCAACTGGGAACGAGTGTTAATGGCGCATGATGTTGTAGCGTCTCGCGCAGAGGTGTTGAGTAGCAAAGAAAAGTTATACGACGCGGGTTTCCTAGAAGCCTCGGATGTTATCAATGCACATAACAGCTTATTTGATTCTAGGTTCCTTCTACAGACCAACTTATATGATTATTGGCGTCAGAGAATAGGCCTGCTACAGACAACCGGTAAATTAGATGATGAAGCGATGGCACTGATATCTCAGGCGCTGCACCATGGTTAA
- the gloA2 gene encoding SMU1112c/YaeR family gloxylase I-like metalloprotein encodes MLKGIHHAAIICSDYEVSKRFYTEVLKLEVIAENYREARQSYKLDLALPNGTQIELFSFPNAPERPSFPEAQGLRHLAFCVDDVQHVKSYLEEQGIEVEPIRVDEFTGKSFTFFADPDGLPLELYQI; translated from the coding sequence ATGCTGAAAGGAATACACCACGCCGCCATTATTTGCTCAGACTACGAAGTTTCTAAACGCTTTTATACGGAAGTTTTAAAGCTTGAGGTGATTGCTGAGAATTATCGTGAAGCGCGCCAGTCGTATAAGCTCGACTTAGCACTGCCTAATGGCACTCAAATAGAATTATTCAGCTTCCCTAACGCACCTGAAAGACCAAGCTTTCCAGAAGCTCAAGGGCTGAGGCATTTGGCTTTTTGTGTTGATGACGTTCAACATGTCAAAAGTTATCTAGAAGAACAAGGCATTGAAGTCGAACCGATTCGAGTTGATGAGTTTACGGGAAAATCATTTACGTTTTTCGCAGACCCAGACGGCCTGCCGCTTGAGCTTTATCAGATCTAA
- a CDS encoding PepSY-associated TM helix domain-containing protein, whose product MLRNESQDTAKAQANSQSKSSVKTKDRNKTLYFLTWRWHFYAGLFVIPFMLMLSITGLVMLFDDEIELAFHHDAIEIVASGEPIKVSQQLAAVQNQYPQGSVTQFVPSKAPDLANRFSVALEDGTSVFATVNQYTGEVVGEIPRSDSLYQLANDIHGTLLIGDWGDYLIEIAISLSILLLVSGIYLWLPRDNASRAGFLKLRFASGTRVLIRDLHANIGGTLSFILLLFILSGLSWTGFWGGKLVQAWSTFPDQMWDDIPLSNETHASLNHGSEEEMPWNLEQTPLPLSQDKPAEHVHHTEEATEPHDHSKMGEDHSQHVLSASNFSIDGVIAKAQSLGFTQYKINFPRSESGVYTVAANTMGGDIIDPTQDRTTHLDQYSGRILGEVTWQDYNLFAKTLAVGISLHQGDISIINKLLNALFCLAFIVVSVTGGVMWWMRRPSGQRKLGTPPKFGDAGLWKAGLVTVVVISVLFPLAGATIVTAMLLDWLLFSRVERFKTALS is encoded by the coding sequence ATGTTGAGAAATGAATCTCAAGATACTGCGAAAGCACAAGCTAATTCGCAGTCTAAAAGCAGTGTAAAAACGAAAGACCGCAATAAAACCCTCTACTTCCTCACTTGGCGCTGGCACTTCTATGCTGGGCTATTTGTTATCCCGTTTATGTTAATGCTAAGCATTACAGGCTTGGTGATGCTGTTTGATGATGAAATCGAACTCGCTTTCCATCACGATGCGATTGAGATTGTTGCATCGGGCGAACCGATTAAGGTGTCGCAACAATTAGCTGCCGTACAAAATCAATACCCACAAGGTTCGGTGACACAATTTGTACCGAGTAAAGCGCCTGATCTGGCCAACCGCTTTTCGGTAGCACTTGAAGACGGAACGTCTGTTTTCGCCACGGTGAATCAATACACGGGCGAAGTGGTAGGAGAAATCCCGCGCAGCGACAGCCTTTATCAGCTCGCGAATGATATTCATGGAACATTACTGATTGGCGATTGGGGTGATTACCTGATTGAGATTGCAATCAGCTTGTCGATCCTTCTGTTAGTGAGTGGAATCTATTTATGGCTTCCTCGAGATAACGCGAGCCGCGCTGGCTTTCTTAAGCTTAGATTTGCTTCAGGAACACGTGTATTAATACGTGATTTGCATGCGAACATCGGTGGGACACTGTCATTCATTCTTCTGTTGTTTATTCTCTCTGGATTATCATGGACAGGTTTTTGGGGCGGTAAGTTAGTGCAAGCATGGAGTACGTTTCCTGATCAAATGTGGGACGACATTCCTCTTTCTAACGAAACGCATGCTTCTTTAAATCACGGCTCTGAAGAGGAAATGCCTTGGAACCTAGAGCAAACACCACTGCCTTTGTCTCAAGATAAGCCAGCCGAACATGTACATCACACAGAAGAGGCGACTGAGCCTCATGATCATTCTAAGATGGGTGAGGATCATTCTCAGCATGTATTATCTGCGAGTAATTTCTCTATTGATGGTGTGATAGCAAAAGCTCAATCACTTGGTTTTACGCAGTATAAAATCAATTTCCCACGTTCAGAGTCGGGTGTTTACACCGTGGCCGCGAATACTATGGGAGGCGACATCATCGACCCAACCCAAGATCGCACAACTCACCTCGACCAATATTCTGGACGCATTCTAGGAGAGGTGACGTGGCAAGATTACAATTTATTCGCCAAAACTTTAGCCGTTGGTATCTCTCTGCACCAAGGTGACATCAGCATCATCAACAAGCTTTTAAACGCGTTGTTCTGTTTGGCATTCATTGTGGTGTCGGTGACTGGCGGAGTCATGTGGTGGATGCGCAGACCTTCAGGTCAAAGAAAGTTGGGAACGCCACCGAAGTTTGGTGATGCAGGCTTATGGAAAGCAGGCTTAGTGACAGTGGTTGTCATTTCGGTACTGTTTCCACTCGCGGGTGCGACGATTGTGACTGCAATGCTATTGGATTGGTTGCTGTTTTCACGCGTTGAGAGATTCAAGACGGCATTGAGTTAG
- a CDS encoding cysteine dioxygenase yields MQRTDITPTHSPALAALINNDYELNFQEFMDQIQLANKPMSLASIRFILDNIELSKEEIKSLASFDKETYCRQRLFKNDHCEVLILSWLNGQRSKIHDHLNTSCGVKVLHGQATETLFETAANGHIFASQSTHFQEGSVTVSKDNDIHQISNLQAGDEPLITLHVYSPPLSQFHLYQLENGKSELLDIQQECWAYEI; encoded by the coding sequence GTGCAACGTACTGATATCACCCCAACGCACTCTCCCGCGTTAGCCGCGTTAATTAATAACGATTACGAGCTTAATTTCCAAGAGTTTATGGACCAAATACAGCTGGCAAATAAACCCATGTCTCTGGCGTCTATTCGGTTCATATTGGATAACATCGAGCTGAGTAAAGAAGAGATCAAGTCGTTGGCAAGTTTCGATAAAGAAACATACTGCCGACAAAGGCTTTTCAAAAACGATCATTGTGAAGTTTTAATTTTGAGCTGGCTTAACGGGCAAAGAAGTAAAATACACGATCATTTGAATACGTCTTGTGGCGTAAAGGTTCTACATGGGCAAGCAACGGAAACCTTGTTTGAAACAGCGGCCAATGGCCATATTTTTGCTTCTCAGTCGACCCATTTCCAAGAGGGCAGTGTGACCGTAAGTAAAGATAATGATATCCATCAGATATCGAATCTACAGGCTGGCGATGAGCCGCTCATTACGTTGCACGTGTATTCTCCCCCTTTGAGCCAATTCCACCTCTATCAGCTAGAGAACGGCAAGTCGGAACTGCTCGATATACAACAAGAGTGCTGGGCCTACGAGATTTAA
- a CDS encoding ABC transporter permease, translated as MLLPMRQIFQEMSAEKLRLGLTILAVAWATLCISAMLSVGEGIRQGVLKTAQNGNGNLIYLSEGMATVDYGSFHQGKPLTLTVEDTKVVEALPNIKAAVPTAVWDESLTVGERGSWKKALAVTTEFQSVTNFKTRPGGRWFNPLDQKQQRKVIVLGYLLAADLFNPNESFSWFATVKLEVNPVGKTVKIGSQEFTVIGVLEKNSAKVEQGDSINYSSFVPFSTWQRFNINGDISGINVQPHDGVDRVKLADTIRQVIARKHGASVSDEQVVQVEDMFLKQKTMQQFLVGLQGFLGVIGFITLAVAGIGIANVMYATVKRSTRDIGVRMAVGATPGMIRMHYLVQSLMTMMMGGLLGLVITYTLIAVIRSLELEGNMFYERLGKPVPELSWLVVTIVVLTLVVIGVAAAWLPANRAAKVTPMEALQSE; from the coding sequence ATGCTATTACCGATGAGACAAATCTTTCAGGAAATGTCTGCAGAAAAGCTACGACTTGGGCTCACGATTCTGGCTGTTGCGTGGGCAACCTTGTGTATTTCAGCGATGCTATCGGTGGGAGAAGGCATTAGGCAAGGCGTGCTTAAAACGGCACAAAATGGCAATGGTAATTTGATTTATCTATCAGAGGGGATGGCTACGGTTGATTATGGATCTTTTCATCAGGGCAAGCCGCTGACACTAACAGTAGAAGATACGAAAGTTGTAGAGGCTCTGCCTAACATCAAAGCTGCGGTGCCGACAGCTGTGTGGGATGAATCACTTACTGTTGGGGAGCGAGGGTCTTGGAAAAAAGCGTTAGCGGTAACGACTGAATTTCAGTCGGTGACGAATTTCAAGACACGTCCAGGAGGGCGTTGGTTTAATCCTCTAGACCAAAAGCAACAACGCAAAGTCATCGTGTTGGGTTACCTTTTAGCGGCCGATTTGTTCAACCCTAATGAAAGCTTTAGCTGGTTTGCTACTGTCAAATTAGAGGTCAATCCCGTGGGGAAAACAGTAAAAATTGGCAGCCAAGAGTTTACGGTGATTGGTGTACTAGAGAAAAACAGTGCCAAGGTTGAACAGGGAGATAGCATCAATTATTCGAGCTTTGTTCCTTTCTCTACATGGCAGCGTTTTAATATTAACGGTGACATTAGTGGTATCAACGTTCAACCTCATGATGGTGTCGACAGAGTCAAACTTGCCGATACGATTCGTCAGGTTATTGCGCGCAAACATGGTGCCAGTGTCAGTGATGAGCAGGTCGTTCAGGTTGAGGATATGTTTCTCAAACAAAAAACGATGCAACAATTCTTAGTTGGTCTGCAGGGGTTCCTTGGTGTGATTGGTTTTATCACTTTGGCAGTGGCGGGTATAGGTATTGCTAACGTGATGTATGCAACGGTGAAACGCTCCACAAGAGATATTGGCGTGAGAATGGCGGTCGGTGCTACTCCAGGGATGATTCGCATGCATTATCTGGTTCAGTCATTGATGACCATGATGATGGGTGGTTTATTGGGCTTAGTGATTACTTATACACTGATTGCTGTGATTCGCTCGTTAGAGCTTGAAGGCAATATGTTTTATGAGCGTCTTGGTAAACCTGTTCCTGAACTTTCATGGTTGGTTGTCACCATTGTTGTTTTGACGCTGGTGGTTATTGGTGTCGCTGCGGCTTGGCTCCCGGCTAATCGTGCGGCGAAAGTGACTCCGATGGAGGCACTACAAAGTGAATGA
- a CDS encoding ABC transporter ATP-binding protein, giving the protein MSNKFLVELSNIGKHYSNGDTEIRALDGVDLSIEKGEFLSILGPSGSGKSTLMNMLGCLDKPTEGEYQLDGKNVAALSANDLAGIRNQKIGFVFQSFNLLEYASALDNVALPLVYSGIKAKERRKRAAALLEQVGLGDRLDHKPNQLSGGQKQRVAIARALVNDPQIILADEPTGALDSKSGAEIEALFNQLHAEGRTLIIVTHDNSLAERTKRIVTIKDGKVLSDRQGLHCST; this is encoded by the coding sequence ATGTCTAACAAATTCTTAGTGGAACTCTCAAATATCGGTAAACACTACTCAAACGGTGATACTGAAATACGTGCATTAGACGGTGTCGATCTCTCGATTGAGAAGGGAGAGTTTTTGTCTATTTTAGGCCCGTCAGGATCCGGTAAATCAACGCTGATGAATATGCTTGGTTGCCTTGATAAGCCGACGGAAGGGGAGTATCAGCTAGATGGAAAAAATGTTGCTGCGTTGAGTGCTAATGATCTTGCAGGTATTCGGAATCAAAAAATTGGTTTTGTATTCCAGAGTTTTAATTTACTTGAGTATGCATCTGCATTGGACAATGTTGCTCTGCCTCTCGTGTACTCAGGGATCAAAGCCAAAGAGCGTCGTAAGCGTGCGGCGGCATTACTTGAACAAGTAGGGTTGGGCGATCGACTTGACCATAAACCGAATCAACTGTCTGGTGGTCAGAAACAGCGTGTCGCTATTGCTAGAGCTTTGGTTAATGACCCTCAGATTATATTAGCTGATGAGCCAACAGGGGCTCTGGATTCCAAGTCTGGCGCTGAGATAGAGGCTTTGTTTAATCAGCTTCATGCTGAGGGCCGAACATTGATTATCGTGACGCACGATAACTCGCTGGCTGAACGAACTAAGCGCATAGTGACGATCAAGGACGGTAAAGTATTGTCTGATCGCCAAGGGTTACATTGCTCAACCTAG
- a CDS encoding ABC transporter permease has protein sequence MVNLFLQTWQTLLAHRMKSALAIIAISWGVLSVVVLMALGEGFYRYQTKSFSFLVNDTQVVFPSSTSKPWQGLPSRREIDLEQDKIELLQQAGFVKEASAVYLKWDTSVTNTQGHNIGSLVSGVAPSYFPISQNKLQPGSRNISVTDMENHTRVVVLGDRIAQMGGVDIGDHIKINGIPFYVIGVMVDNEGGISFGESRRVFVPQTTYLDLWNDKPWQLLLKPVEAMDSASFRRNIVNFFAKQMHFDPTDKDAVYLPDFSEGGDVITGIFRGIQIFLTTSGAMTMAVGALGVANIMFLSVTERTREIGVRLAIGATQGSIMSQFIIEGLILVTLGSIVGLMASFGTVYLLGSMALPEWIGSPVITLSSIGMALTVTLILAFLASYFPAKRASRLTPVDALSARA, from the coding sequence ATGGTTAATCTTTTCCTTCAGACTTGGCAAACGTTATTGGCGCATCGGATGAAAAGTGCCTTGGCTATTATCGCAATTTCATGGGGCGTGCTGTCTGTTGTTGTTTTAATGGCGTTAGGGGAAGGCTTCTATCGTTATCAAACGAAGTCTTTCTCATTTTTGGTCAATGACACTCAGGTTGTATTTCCCTCTAGTACGAGTAAACCTTGGCAGGGCTTGCCCTCAAGGCGCGAAATAGATCTTGAACAAGATAAAATTGAGCTGCTCCAGCAGGCTGGTTTTGTTAAAGAGGCGTCTGCTGTTTACCTTAAATGGGATACCAGCGTGACTAACACTCAAGGGCATAATATTGGGAGTCTGGTGAGTGGTGTTGCTCCCTCTTATTTTCCTATCTCACAAAATAAGTTGCAGCCTGGTTCACGAAATATTTCGGTGACGGATATGGAAAACCACACACGAGTGGTTGTATTAGGTGATCGAATTGCTCAAATGGGCGGAGTCGATATTGGCGATCATATTAAGATCAACGGTATTCCATTCTACGTAATAGGTGTGATGGTCGATAATGAAGGAGGGATCTCTTTCGGTGAGAGTCGACGAGTTTTTGTGCCCCAAACTACTTATCTTGATCTCTGGAACGATAAGCCATGGCAACTGTTATTAAAGCCTGTAGAAGCCATGGATTCCGCATCGTTTAGACGTAATATTGTTAATTTTTTTGCTAAACAGATGCACTTTGACCCTACGGATAAAGATGCGGTCTATCTGCCTGACTTTAGCGAGGGTGGGGACGTGATTACCGGTATCTTTCGTGGTATTCAAATATTCCTGACGACCAGTGGCGCTATGACTATGGCGGTTGGCGCTTTGGGTGTGGCTAATATCATGTTTCTCTCTGTTACGGAAAGAACTCGAGAAATTGGTGTTCGGCTGGCGATTGGTGCAACACAGGGTTCCATCATGTCTCAGTTTATTATTGAGGGGCTTATTTTAGTTACCTTAGGATCCATCGTGGGATTAATGGCGTCCTTTGGTACGGTTTATTTGCTTGGCTCGATGGCGTTACCAGAATGGATTGGATCACCGGTTATCACGTTGAGCTCGATTGGAATGGCGTTAACGGTGACACTGATTCTGGCGTTCTTAGCCTCTTACTTTCCTGCAAAACGGGCGTCTCGTCTAACTCCTGTTGATGCACTCAGTGCGAGGGCTTAA
- a CDS encoding cytochrome b562 produces MKTRSILLSGLIAASLLSGNAFANVDLKKNMQEMKLAFKQAAEAQNIEEMQKPIVRIDTLVAELKTGVYPIEKEEHFMEGFKKISASIDSIEKKLDQGEFESAQQELRTIDGLREEYHEKRNPSIWSKIFG; encoded by the coding sequence ATGAAAACTCGCTCAATCCTTTTATCTGGCTTAATCGCTGCTTCGCTATTGTCTGGCAACGCTTTTGCTAATGTTGACCTTAAAAAAAACATGCAAGAAATGAAGCTTGCGTTCAAACAAGCGGCAGAAGCTCAAAACATTGAAGAGATGCAAAAGCCTATCGTACGTATCGACACGCTAGTTGCTGAGCTCAAAACGGGTGTTTACCCAATTGAGAAAGAAGAACACTTCATGGAAGGTTTCAAAAAGATCAGTGCATCGATTGATAGCATTGAGAAGAAGCTAGACCAAGGTGAATTTGAATCAGCACAGCAAGAGCTTCGTACTATAGATGGCCTTCGTGAAGAGTATCACGAGAAGCGTAATCCAAGCATTTGGAGCAAGATCTTCGGTTAA
- a CDS encoding efflux RND transporter periplasmic adaptor subunit, translated as MTKRGLVSVACATLLGGGVYFYFQTSTPPEAFPTLTVATGTIEKQAVAVGYIVPAHSVSIKSQIDGIVGEIYAGVGEYVTQGQPLIKVRPNPTPKALTDASTELMRSEANIESAKQQLANLQSLVEQEIIPKNYDEYVTARSNVKSAQADVMQKRQNLELIQSGESTIGNSRLTSTIYAPIDGTVLNRKVEVGEPIISTESSQAATEMMSLADMNSLIFKGSVSEHDAAQLTPGMPVTLTVAPYPSIEIEGVLTKIAIQSESLNSTADSSSGKSFDNGFEVEVGDLKIPQDVRLRSGFSSSAQIILVKSENVLTLPERALQFEGDSPNVLIPDNSEQGFHKQAVKLGLSDGINVEVIEGVELNEAVIDNSMMGAVHG; from the coding sequence ATGACTAAACGTGGGTTAGTGTCTGTGGCATGTGCCACGCTGTTGGGTGGAGGTGTGTACTTCTATTTTCAAACTTCAACGCCTCCTGAAGCATTTCCAACCCTGACGGTTGCCACGGGGACGATCGAAAAGCAGGCGGTTGCGGTTGGGTATATCGTTCCCGCTCACTCTGTGTCTATCAAATCTCAAATCGATGGGATCGTTGGTGAAATCTATGCCGGTGTTGGTGAGTACGTAACGCAGGGTCAACCGCTTATTAAGGTTCGACCTAACCCTACCCCGAAAGCGTTGACCGATGCCTCGACTGAATTGATGCGAAGTGAGGCGAACATTGAGTCAGCAAAACAACAACTCGCTAATTTGCAGAGTTTAGTTGAACAAGAAATCATTCCTAAGAACTACGACGAATATGTGACTGCACGTTCCAATGTGAAATCAGCACAGGCTGACGTTATGCAAAAACGTCAGAACCTTGAGTTGATTCAAAGCGGGGAGTCAACAATTGGTAACTCTCGCCTAACCTCAACCATTTACGCTCCGATAGACGGTACGGTGTTGAATCGAAAAGTCGAGGTAGGAGAACCGATTATTTCTACTGAATCGAGCCAAGCGGCAACAGAAATGATGTCATTGGCCGATATGAACAGCCTGATTTTTAAGGGCAGTGTTAGTGAGCATGATGCCGCACAACTTACTCCGGGGATGCCAGTAACACTGACCGTTGCACCTTATCCAAGTATCGAAATAGAAGGGGTACTGACTAAGATTGCGATTCAGTCTGAAAGTCTTAACTCGACAGCTGATAGTAGTTCGGGCAAAAGTTTTGATAACGGTTTTGAAGTCGAAGTTGGCGATCTCAAAATACCGCAAGACGTCCGGTTACGTTCAGGTTTTTCATCATCGGCTCAGATAATTCTAGTCAAATCAGAAAATGTACTCACTCTACCAGAGCGCGCACTGCAATTTGAAGGCGATAGCCCTAACGTATTAATCCCAGACAACTCAGAACAAGGCTTCCACAAACAAGCGGTAAAACTGGGTCTATCAGATGGCATCAATGTCGAAGTCATTGAAGGTGTGGAGTTAAACGAAGCCGTCATCGATAACAGTATGATGGGGGCAGTACATGGTTAA
- a CDS encoding helix-turn-helix transcriptional regulator, which translates to MNKENFPIELKRLRESLSISQEEFAELLSNSHRAFFGVNQVMVSQWERAKTLPSFVRRLGIASFFQVDYDFSVEEMVQVKAATKNVERPFSIDIGYDYEVTSVESYNMGALPAKRLKSIQGMHLKTYGKDFIEVSQHLGVKKEDMQVLCFLFEGVIIGHVVYDGVSKMLCSVGAVSIVIRRKIFDYMADNLSDTEFRFPTLDPAMCQFLYDLYLEPYMSKLGMPFFKADIKKVVKNPFSQNIQNKHDIYFKYIRYHDLKQKKKSVEFVLSSSL; encoded by the coding sequence ATGAATAAAGAAAATTTCCCTATAGAGTTAAAACGACTTCGTGAATCACTCTCTATTTCACAGGAAGAATTTGCAGAGTTGCTTTCCAATTCTCATAGAGCGTTTTTTGGTGTCAATCAGGTGATGGTCAGCCAGTGGGAAAGGGCAAAGACGTTGCCGAGTTTTGTGCGTCGTCTTGGTATCGCGAGTTTCTTTCAGGTCGATTACGACTTTTCCGTTGAAGAAATGGTACAGGTGAAAGCGGCAACCAAGAACGTGGAACGCCCATTCAGTATTGATATTGGTTATGACTATGAGGTGACGAGTGTTGAGTCATATAATATGGGAGCACTTCCAGCGAAAAGGCTTAAGTCGATTCAAGGAATGCATCTAAAAACCTATGGCAAAGATTTTATCGAGGTTTCTCAGCATCTGGGTGTGAAAAAAGAAGATATGCAGGTGCTTTGTTTTCTTTTCGAGGGGGTCATTATTGGTCATGTGGTGTATGACGGCGTAAGTAAGATGCTTTGCAGTGTTGGCGCGGTTAGCATTGTGATTCGTCGTAAGATCTTCGATTACATGGCGGATAATTTGTCTGATACTGAGTTTCGCTTTCCGACCCTTGACCCTGCTATGTGCCAGTTCTTGTATGACCTGTATTTAGAACCTTATATGAGTAAGCTCGGCATGCCGTTTTTCAAGGCAGATATCAAGAAAGTGGTGAAAAATCCTTTTTCTCAGAACATCCAAAATAAACACGATATCTACTTTAAGTATATCCGTTACCACGACCTTAAGCAGAAGAAGAAAAGTGTCGAGTTTGTTTTAAGCTCTAGTCTGTAA
- a CDS encoding LysR family transcriptional regulator: protein MINPKLIALLPDLASFILVVNEGSFTAAAKQLGVTPSALSKLITRLEKALSVKLFERTTRTLIITQAGQLVYDQSVVMINAAQQAVELSTSDHTEPAGSITVAAPEAFLNSVLQPFVVPFLNQYPEIQLKLRAADGDIDILRQGIDIAFRLTDKPDESLVLRELGKTNLVLCASPDYLDAKGIPHHPTELSEHDCLYLAETDKDHIWDFLKDDEFYTVPVSGRYAVNHSQMRLKGVKEGLGVGIFHDFVIQDALAEGSVVQVLEDWTIKSNYHGAIAMQFAQTKYMPARLRVFIDYAMEHLGDKLAGEIN, encoded by the coding sequence ATGATTAACCCAAAACTCATCGCCCTACTTCCCGATCTCGCCTCGTTTATCTTAGTTGTGAATGAAGGTAGCTTTACCGCTGCAGCAAAGCAGCTAGGCGTGACACCTTCAGCGTTGAGTAAATTGATCACACGTTTAGAAAAAGCGCTCTCAGTAAAGCTATTTGAACGTACCACTCGTACATTGATCATCACGCAGGCCGGTCAGTTGGTATATGACCAAAGCGTGGTTATGATTAATGCGGCGCAACAAGCGGTTGAGCTGTCTACCTCTGACCATACTGAACCTGCAGGCTCTATAACAGTAGCGGCACCAGAAGCCTTCTTGAACTCGGTATTACAGCCTTTCGTTGTTCCATTCTTAAATCAGTACCCAGAGATTCAACTCAAGCTAAGGGCGGCTGATGGCGACATCGACATATTGCGCCAAGGCATCGACATTGCGTTTCGCCTTACCGATAAGCCAGACGAGAGTTTAGTTTTAAGAGAACTCGGAAAAACGAACCTCGTGTTATGTGCGAGCCCCGACTATCTAGATGCCAAAGGAATTCCTCACCACCCTACCGAGCTTTCTGAGCACGACTGCTTATACCTTGCAGAAACAGATAAAGACCACATTTGGGACTTCCTTAAAGATGATGAGTTTTACACAGTTCCCGTTAGCGGACGTTACGCTGTGAACCACTCTCAGATGCGATTGAAAGGCGTTAAAGAAGGGCTTGGTGTGGGTATTTTCCATGACTTCGTGATTCAAGATGCATTAGCTGAAGGCTCTGTAGTTCAAGTATTGGAAGATTGGACCATCAAGAGTAATTACCATGGCGCTATCGCGATGCAGTTTGCTCAAACCAAGTACATGCCAGCTCGACTGCGTGTATTCATTGATTACGCGATGGAGCACTTGGGTGACAAATTGGCAGGAGAAATAAACTGA